In Salinisphaera sp. LB1, one genomic interval encodes:
- a CDS encoding phosphoribosyl-ATP diphosphatase, with protein sequence MSNSAPADPDVFRALDAALAKRRISDPAHSYTASLYAGGVAAISAKIDEEAAEVIEAAQGDDDSHVVHEVADLWFHCMVLLQSRGLDSTAVRNELARRFGVSGHEEKAARGTQGGDNA encoded by the coding sequence ATGAGTAATTCCGCCCCCGCCGATCCCGACGTATTCAGGGCGCTTGACGCCGCGTTGGCCAAACGTCGCATATCAGATCCCGCGCATAGTTACACCGCCTCGCTGTATGCTGGCGGTGTGGCCGCGATCAGCGCGAAGATCGACGAGGAGGCCGCCGAAGTCATCGAGGCCGCGCAGGGTGATGACGATTCGCATGTCGTGCATGAGGTCGCCGACCTGTGGTTTCACTGCATGGTTCTGCTCCAGTCGCGAGGGCTGGATTCCACGGCGGTACGTAATGAACTGGCCCGGCGCTTCGGCGTATCGGGCCACGAGGAAAAAGCCGCCCGTGGCACACAGGGCGGGGACAACGCCTAA
- a CDS encoding TrkH family potassium uptake protein yields MLTSIIQGRLNYYYAVVQRVLGLLLMIFSVSMLAPIVVALIYGDGEIEAFAIGFAITLATGLLAWLPSRHVQRELKIRDGFLVVVLFWMVLSLFGAIPLWLATRPDMNFTDAAFESVSGLTTTGATVLTGLDTLPHAILFWRVLLHWMGGMGIIVLAVAVLPMLGVGGMQLYRAETPGPIKDAKLTPRIRETAKALWYVYVSLTLFCALLFWAAGTTPFDAISDAFSSIATGGFSNHDLSLGYHDNPIIELAACVSMLIGAISFGMHFSIWRSANLLGYWRDSETRTFLIMVVAATAVTAIVLLVSGTYVDAPDAVIKALFQVLSIGTTTGFTTTDYTIWPSFIPMFLLLGGFIGGCAGSTTGGMKTVRFILLAKQGTREISRLVHPNAEIPIKMGGKVIPDRVVHAVWGFFSVYVTVFALMFLILLATGLNELTSFSAVAATINNVGPGLGSVASNMAGIPTLAKWVLCLSMLLGRLEVFTLLVILTPAFWRR; encoded by the coding sequence ATGCTCACTTCCATCATTCAGGGGCGGCTGAACTATTATTACGCGGTGGTCCAGCGTGTGCTGGGGCTGCTGCTGATGATCTTCTCGGTTTCCATGCTGGCGCCGATCGTGGTTGCGCTGATCTACGGCGACGGCGAGATCGAGGCCTTTGCCATCGGCTTTGCCATCACCCTGGCGACCGGGTTACTCGCCTGGTTGCCAAGCCGGCATGTCCAGCGTGAACTCAAGATTCGCGACGGTTTCCTGGTGGTCGTGCTGTTCTGGATGGTGCTGAGCCTGTTCGGCGCCATCCCGTTGTGGTTGGCCACCCGGCCCGACATGAACTTCACCGACGCCGCCTTCGAGTCGGTCTCGGGGCTGACCACGACCGGGGCGACGGTGCTCACCGGCCTGGATACCCTGCCCCACGCCATCCTGTTCTGGCGCGTGCTGCTGCACTGGATGGGCGGCATGGGCATCATCGTGCTGGCGGTCGCCGTGCTGCCCATGCTGGGCGTTGGCGGCATGCAGCTGTATCGCGCCGAGACACCGGGCCCGATCAAGGACGCCAAACTCACGCCGCGCATCCGCGAGACCGCCAAGGCGCTGTGGTACGTCTATGTATCGCTGACCCTGTTTTGCGCCCTGCTGTTCTGGGCCGCGGGCACCACCCCGTTCGATGCCATCAGCGATGCGTTTTCTTCGATCGCAACCGGCGGCTTCTCCAACCACGATTTATCGCTCGGTTACCACGACAACCCCATCATCGAACTGGCCGCCTGTGTTTCGATGCTCATTGGTGCGATCAGCTTCGGCATGCATTTCTCGATCTGGCGCAGCGCCAATCTGCTGGGCTACTGGCGCGACTCGGAAACCCGCACGTTCCTGATCATGGTCGTTGCCGCGACCGCGGTGACCGCGATCGTGCTGCTGGTCTCGGGCACCTATGTCGACGCCCCCGATGCCGTGATCAAGGCGCTGTTTCAGGTGCTGTCGATCGGCACCACCACCGGCTTCACCACCACCGACTACACCATCTGGCCCAGCTTTATTCCCATGTTTCTGCTGCTGGGCGGTTTCATTGGCGGCTGTGCCGGTTCCACCACGGGCGGCATGAAGACGGTTCGCTTCATCCTGCTGGCCAAGCAGGGCACCCGCGAGATCAGCCGCCTGGTCCATCCCAACGCCGAGATTCCCATCAAGATGGGGGGCAAGGTCATTCCCGATCGTGTCGTGCACGCCGTCTGGGGCTTCTTCTCGGTCTACGTGACCGTATTCGCGCTGATGTTTCTCATTCTGCTCGCCACCGGGCTCAACGAGCTGACGTCGTTCTCTGCGGTGGCCGCCACCATCAACAACGTGGGCCCCGGCCTGGGCTCGGTGGCCTCCAACATGGCCGGCATTCCCACGCTCGCCAAGTGGGTGCTGTGCCTGTCCATGCTACTGGGCCGCCTGGAAGTGTTCACGCTACTGGTGATCCTCACCCCGGCTTTCTGGCGTCGCTGA
- a CDS encoding urease subunit beta has translation MIPGEILPAEGEIEINAGRERRTIEVANTGDRPVQVGSHYHFAETNPALAFDRAAARGFRLDVPAGTAIRFEPGATRSVALVAYVGRRVIHGFQGQVMGPLDGDSA, from the coding sequence ATGATTCCAGGCGAAATTCTGCCCGCTGAGGGCGAGATCGAAATCAACGCGGGGCGTGAGCGGCGCACGATCGAGGTCGCCAATACCGGCGATCGTCCGGTGCAGGTCGGCTCGCATTATCATTTCGCCGAAACCAATCCGGCGCTGGCGTTCGATCGGGCCGCCGCCCGCGGTTTTCGACTCGATGTGCCGGCAGGCACGGCGATCCGCTTCGAGCCGGGCGCGACGCGCAGCGTGGCGCTGGTCGCCTACGTGGGCCGGCGTGTGATCCACGGTTTTCAGGGTCAGGTGATGGGTCCGCTCGATGGGGATTCGGCATGA
- the trkA gene encoding Trk system potassium transporter TrkA, translating into MKIIILGAGEVGATLAENLAHESNDVTVVDINESLLRPLQDRLDIRAVHGYAAHPAVLRDAGANDADMIIAVTAVDEINMIACQIAYTLFHTPTKIARIRSSEYLVEGRLFHQDAIPIDMSISPEQLVTDYIKRLIQYPGALQVVDFAEGRVQVVGVKAYYGGPLVGNELKALRQHIPNVDTRVVAIYRRGKPLIPEGDTIVEADDEVFFVAARRDIKQVIGELRKIDRPVKRVMLAGGGNIGTRLALALENQCQVKVIEHNPERAGWLSERVNRSIVLKGDAANEALLREENIESVDVFCSVTDDDEANILSAMLAKRLGARKAMSLINRLAYVDLIESSGTQIDIAISPKQSTISALLAHVRRGDVVRAHTLRRGAAEAIEAIAHGERSNSRVVGRRIDEIKLPPGASIGAVARGDDVLIAHHDTVIESGDHVMIFIIDKKYTAEVEQLFQVGVSYV; encoded by the coding sequence ATGAAGATCATCATCCTGGGGGCGGGCGAGGTCGGCGCCACACTCGCCGAGAATCTCGCCCATGAATCGAACGACGTCACCGTCGTCGATATCAACGAATCGCTGCTGCGTCCGTTACAGGATCGGCTCGACATCCGGGCCGTGCACGGCTATGCGGCGCACCCGGCGGTTCTGCGCGATGCGGGCGCGAACGACGCCGACATGATTATCGCCGTTACCGCGGTCGACGAAATCAACATGATCGCCTGCCAGATCGCCTACACCCTGTTTCATACGCCGACCAAGATCGCGCGGATCCGGTCGTCGGAATATCTGGTGGAGGGGCGGTTGTTCCATCAGGACGCGATCCCGATCGACATGTCGATCAGCCCGGAACAGCTGGTGACCGACTACATCAAGCGCCTGATCCAGTATCCCGGCGCGCTGCAGGTAGTGGATTTCGCCGAGGGCCGGGTCCAGGTCGTAGGCGTGAAGGCCTATTACGGCGGGCCGCTGGTCGGCAACGAACTCAAGGCGCTGCGCCAGCACATACCCAACGTGGACACCCGCGTGGTGGCGATCTATCGCCGCGGCAAGCCCTTGATTCCCGAAGGCGATACCATCGTCGAGGCCGATGACGAGGTGTTCTTCGTGGCCGCCCGGCGCGACATCAAGCAGGTGATCGGCGAACTGCGCAAGATCGATCGTCCGGTCAAGCGCGTGATGCTGGCCGGAGGTGGCAATATCGGCACGCGACTGGCGCTGGCATTGGAGAACCAGTGCCAGGTCAAGGTGATCGAACACAATCCCGAACGGGCGGGCTGGTTGTCGGAGCGTGTGAATCGCTCGATCGTGCTCAAGGGCGACGCCGCCAACGAGGCGCTGCTGCGTGAAGAGAACATCGAGTCGGTCGATGTGTTCTGCTCGGTCACCGACGACGACGAAGCCAACATTCTGTCGGCGATGCTGGCCAAGCGGCTGGGCGCGCGCAAGGCCATGTCGCTGATCAACCGGCTGGCGTATGTCGACCTGATCGAATCCTCCGGCACCCAGATCGATATCGCCATTTCGCCCAAGCAATCGACCATTTCGGCGCTGCTGGCGCACGTCCGCCGCGGCGACGTGGTGCGGGCGCATACGCTGCGCCGCGGCGCGGCCGAGGCGATTGAGGCGATTGCGCACGGCGAACGCTCCAACTCGCGGGTGGTCGGCCGGCGCATTGACGAGATCAAGCTGCCGCCCGGCGCATCCATCGGTGCGGTCGCCCGCGGCGACGATGTCCTCATCGCGCATCACGACACGGTGATCGAATCCGGCGACCACGTCATGATCTTCATCATCGACAAGAAATACACCGCCGAAGTCGAGCAGCTGTTCCAGGTCGGCGTGTCCTACGTCTAG
- the ureC gene encoding urease subunit alpha has protein sequence MSAMDRTAYAEMFGPAAGDRLRLGDTALTIEIESDAGHYGDEVKFGGGKVVRDGMGQSQHGNDVAADTVITNAVILDWWGIVKADVGLSRGRISGIGKAGNPDVMDGVDIVIGPGTEIIAGEGQILTAGGIDAHIHFVCPQQIEEALASGITTMIGGGTGPATGTKATTATPGPWHMHRMLEAAEAFPMNLGFLGKGNASLPGPLHDQVVAGACGLKLHEDWGTTPAAIDNCLTVADATDVQVAIHTDTLNESGFVEDTFAAFKDRVIHTYHTEGAGGGHAPDIITAAGKPNVLPSSTNPTRPYTVNTVDEHLDMLMVCHHLSPSIAEDVAFADSRIRRETIAAEDILHDLGAFSMIASDSQAMGRVGEVITRTWQTAHKMRVQRGPAPGDSARADNERAKRYIAKYTINPAITHGIAHEVGSVEVGKLADLVLWKPAFFGAKPATIIKGGVIAMAPMGDPNASIPTPQPVHYRPMFGAYGRSVTSTSVTFTSAAALAAGIGDRLGLAKRLVAVAGTRRLSKADMRNNDALPHIEVDPQTYDVRADGELLVCEPAADLPLAQRYFLF, from the coding sequence ATGAGCGCTATGGACCGGACGGCTTATGCCGAGATGTTCGGGCCCGCCGCGGGTGATCGCCTGCGGCTCGGCGATACGGCCCTGACCATCGAGATCGAATCCGATGCCGGGCATTACGGCGATGAGGTCAAGTTCGGCGGCGGCAAGGTGGTGCGCGACGGCATGGGCCAGAGCCAGCACGGCAACGATGTGGCCGCCGATACGGTGATCACCAATGCCGTGATTCTCGATTGGTGGGGCATCGTCAAGGCCGATGTCGGCCTGTCCCGCGGCCGTATCTCGGGCATTGGCAAGGCCGGCAACCCGGACGTCATGGACGGCGTCGACATCGTGATCGGGCCGGGCACGGAGATCATCGCCGGCGAGGGGCAGATCCTCACCGCCGGCGGAATCGATGCGCATATCCATTTCGTCTGCCCGCAGCAGATCGAGGAGGCGCTGGCCTCGGGTATCACGACCATGATTGGCGGCGGCACCGGCCCGGCCACGGGCACCAAGGCCACGACGGCCACGCCGGGGCCCTGGCACATGCATCGTATGCTCGAGGCGGCCGAAGCCTTTCCGATGAACCTGGGGTTTCTGGGCAAGGGCAATGCCAGTCTGCCCGGGCCGTTGCACGACCAGGTCGTGGCCGGCGCCTGCGGCCTGAAACTGCACGAGGATTGGGGCACCACGCCGGCGGCCATCGACAATTGTCTGACGGTGGCCGATGCAACGGACGTCCAGGTGGCCATCCATACCGATACGCTGAACGAGTCGGGCTTCGTCGAAGACACGTTCGCGGCATTCAAGGATCGGGTCATTCATACCTACCACACCGAAGGGGCCGGTGGCGGTCATGCGCCCGATATCATTACCGCCGCGGGCAAGCCGAATGTGCTGCCATCGAGCACCAATCCGACGCGGCCGTATACGGTGAATACGGTCGACGAGCATCTGGATATGCTGATGGTGTGTCATCACCTGAGCCCGTCGATCGCGGAGGACGTGGCATTCGCCGATTCGCGGATTCGCCGCGAGACGATCGCCGCCGAGGACATCCTGCACGATCTCGGCGCGTTCTCGATGATTGCCTCGGATTCGCAGGCAATGGGCCGCGTGGGCGAGGTCATCACCCGCACCTGGCAGACCGCGCACAAGATGCGCGTCCAGCGCGGGCCGGCGCCCGGCGACTCCGCGCGCGCGGACAACGAACGCGCCAAGCGCTACATCGCCAAGTACACCATCAACCCGGCGATCACCCATGGCATTGCCCACGAGGTGGGCTCGGTCGAGGTCGGCAAGCTGGCCGATCTGGTGCTGTGGAAACCGGCCTTCTTCGGCGCCAAGCCGGCCACCATCATCAAGGGCGGGGTGATCGCCATGGCGCCGATGGGCGACCCGAATGCCTCCATTCCCACGCCGCAGCCGGTGCACTACCGCCCGATGTTCGGCGCCTACGGCCGTTCTGTCACCTCGACCTCGGTAACGTTCACCTCGGCCGCCGCCCTGGCGGCCGGCATTGGCGATCGGCTCGGTCTCGCCAAGCGCCTGGTCGCGGTCGCCGGTACGCGGCGGCTTTCCAAAGCCGACATGCGCAACAACGATGCGCTGCCGCATATCGAGGTCGATCCGCAGACCTACGACGTGCGCGCCGACGGCGAACTCCTGGTTTGCGAACCGGCGGCCGATCTGCCGCTGGCCCAGCGTTATTTCCTGTTCTAA
- a CDS encoding urease accessory protein UreD, with translation MCPDIAADRSRSADGWKARLDLAIARRGERSVATRRRHRGPVYVQRLLYPERDGTAHVMLLHPPGGVVQGDEIDFDIQLESRAQALITTPSAAKLYRAPARASRQGVCLSVGAGARLEWLPQETIVFDGTQALTSLDLDLASDARAIAWDIWTLGRPAAHEAFDSGHYDGRWCVRVGNRLRWHERTVVPGASQSPFQNAPWGLNGARAVGTLVAYQPEGFDATTTNELRRRLAEYRIGSGVSVVDGLLLVRVTGREARLLHTPLRRLWESLRPSILDKPAVAPRIWAT, from the coding sequence TTGTGCCCTGATATCGCCGCGGACCGTTCGCGCTCTGCAGACGGCTGGAAGGCGCGACTCGATCTTGCCATTGCCCGTCGCGGCGAACGCAGCGTGGCCACGCGCCGGCGTCATCGCGGGCCGGTTTATGTGCAGCGGTTACTGTACCCCGAGCGTGACGGCACCGCGCATGTCATGCTGCTGCACCCGCCGGGCGGCGTGGTTCAGGGCGATGAAATCGATTTCGACATCCAGCTCGAATCGCGCGCGCAGGCGCTGATCACCACGCCGTCGGCGGCCAAGCTGTACCGGGCTCCCGCGCGTGCCAGCCGACAGGGTGTTTGCCTGTCGGTCGGTGCCGGGGCGCGGCTGGAGTGGCTGCCCCAGGAAACCATCGTGTTCGACGGGACCCAGGCGCTGACCTCGCTGGATCTCGATCTCGCCTCGGATGCGCGCGCTATCGCCTGGGATATCTGGACACTCGGCCGGCCGGCTGCGCACGAAGCATTCGATAGCGGACACTACGACGGCCGATGGTGCGTACGGGTCGGCAATCGCTTGCGTTGGCACGAACGCACAGTCGTGCCGGGCGCCAGCCAGTCGCCGTTCCAGAACGCGCCCTGGGGGCTCAACGGCGCGCGGGCGGTCGGCACGCTCGTTGCTTATCAACCGGAAGGGTTCGATGCGACGACGACGAACGAGTTGCGTCGGCGGCTTGCCGAATACCGGATCGGTAGTGGCGTGTCGGTGGTGGACGGTCTGTTGCTCGTGCGCGTGACCGGGCGCGAAGCACGGTTGTTACATACGCCGTTACGCCGGTTGTGGGAATCTCTGCGGCCGTCGATATTGGATAAACCGGCTGTTGCGCCCCGTATCTGGGCGACTTAG
- the tatB gene encoding Sec-independent protein translocase protein TatB: protein MFDIGFWELAVLGVIGLIVLGPERLPVVARTLGRWAGRARHYVNALTTELENEVATEDIRRDVRRAREQIEAETQEFRSSTERAVSPFMESVEGKAEPHRHASAEENTPTRLAADDAASVASDESTAAASDDEADKADASATTTQTHNENRP from the coding sequence ATGTTCGACATCGGTTTCTGGGAGCTGGCGGTTCTCGGCGTGATCGGGTTGATCGTGCTCGGTCCCGAGCGTCTGCCCGTGGTCGCCCGTACCCTCGGGCGCTGGGCGGGTCGGGCGCGCCATTACGTCAACGCGTTGACCACCGAGCTCGAGAACGAAGTCGCCACCGAAGACATCCGCCGGGATGTTCGACGTGCGCGCGAGCAGATTGAGGCCGAGACGCAGGAATTTCGTTCGAGCACCGAGCGCGCCGTCAGCCCGTTCATGGAGTCGGTCGAGGGCAAAGCGGAGCCCCACCGGCATGCGTCCGCCGAGGAGAACACCCCGACCCGGCTGGCCGCGGATGACGCGGCGTCCGTGGCCTCGGACGAATCCACCGCGGCGGCGTCCGATGACGAGGCCGACAAGGCCGATGCCTCGGCCACCACAACGCAAACACACAACGAGAATCGCCCGTGA
- the tatA gene encoding twin-arginine translocase TatA/TatE family subunit, whose protein sequence is MLSGISIWQLLILLVIVLLVFGSKRLRNLGPDLGNALKGFRSAMKDDDEQRESDKDPKVVDHARREDASSHGDNHNHSHETGAENDSANRRD, encoded by the coding sequence ATGCTTTCCGGTATCAGTATCTGGCAGCTGCTCATCCTTCTGGTCATCGTGCTGCTCGTCTTCGGGTCGAAGCGGCTGCGCAATCTCGGGCCGGATCTGGGCAATGCGCTCAAGGGCTTCCGCTCGGCCATGAAGGACGACGACGAGCAGCGCGAATCCGACAAGGATCCGAAGGTCGTGGATCACGCGCGTCGCGAGGATGCGTCGAGCCACGGCGACAACCACAACCACAGCCACGAAACCGGCGCCGAGAACGATAGCGCCAACCGTCGCGACTAG
- the hisI gene encoding phosphoribosyl-AMP cyclohydrolase, with product MASSAANDWLSVVDWDERGLAPVITQSVDSGRVLTLAWMNRDALAATVASGYATYWSRSRAALWRKGETSGNLQRIVEIALDCDNDALLLRVEQIGGVACHTGRESCFFQILDGETWVTHDPVLKDPQRMYGLHE from the coding sequence ATGGCTTCGAGCGCGGCAAACGACTGGCTTTCGGTGGTCGATTGGGATGAGCGGGGGCTGGCGCCGGTAATCACGCAGTCGGTTGACAGCGGGCGCGTGCTGACGCTGGCCTGGATGAACCGCGACGCGCTCGCCGCGACTGTGGCATCCGGTTATGCCACTTACTGGTCGCGCTCTCGCGCGGCGCTGTGGCGCAAGGGCGAGACCTCCGGCAATCTTCAGCGTATCGTCGAGATTGCGCTGGACTGCGACAACGATGCCCTGCTTCTGCGCGTCGAGCAGATCGGCGGCGTGGCTTGTCACACCGGCCGCGAGTCCTGTTTCTTCCAGATCCTGGACGGCGAGACTTGGGTCACCCACGATCCCGTGCTCAAGGATCCCCAGCGAATGTATGGTCTACATGAGTAA
- the tatC gene encoding twin-arginine translocase subunit TatC — translation MDDNEQPLMAHLFELRTRVIRIALGIVVVFLPCFYFSRPLFTYLSGPLLVHMPNHSSLIATGVTAPFLVPMKLSLMVAFAVSLPWTLYQVWMFVAPGLYMAERRLVTPLLVSSTLLFYLGMAFAYYVIFPIVFGFFVSVAPAGVTVMTDISNYLDFVLKMFMAFGIAFELPVAIFLIVWAGFVTPKQLGGYRPYVLVAAFAAGMLLTPPDVISQTLLAVPIYLLYEVGLFTARMFAPGARDREREQETG, via the coding sequence ATCGACGACAACGAACAGCCCCTGATGGCGCATCTTTTTGAGTTGCGCACGCGGGTGATCCGCATTGCGCTCGGCATCGTCGTGGTGTTTCTGCCCTGTTTCTATTTTTCCCGTCCGTTGTTCACCTACCTGTCGGGCCCGCTGTTGGTGCACATGCCGAACCACAGCAGCCTGATCGCCACCGGGGTCACGGCGCCGTTCCTGGTGCCGATGAAACTCTCGCTGATGGTTGCGTTCGCGGTCTCGCTGCCGTGGACGCTGTACCAGGTGTGGATGTTCGTGGCGCCGGGCCTGTACATGGCCGAACGCCGGCTCGTCACGCCGTTGCTGGTTTCCAGCACGTTGTTGTTCTATCTGGGTATGGCGTTCGCGTATTACGTCATCTTTCCCATCGTGTTCGGTTTTTTCGTATCGGTGGCGCCGGCCGGCGTGACCGTGATGACCGACATTTCCAACTATCTCGACTTCGTGCTGAAAATGTTCATGGCGTTTGGCATCGCCTTCGAGCTGCCTGTCGCCATCTTCCTGATCGTCTGGGCCGGTTTCGTCACACCCAAGCAGCTCGGCGGCTATCGGCCTTACGTGCTGGTTGCCGCGTTCGCCGCCGGCATGCTGCTCACGCCGCCGGACGTCATATCGCAGACCTTGCTCGCCGTCCCCATCTACCTGTTGTATGAGGTCGGGCTGTTCACGGCGCGCATGTTCGCACCGGGCGCACGCGACCGCGAGCGCGAGCAGGAAACCGGCTGA
- the ureA gene encoding urease subunit gamma, which translates to MDLTPREKDKLLIFSAGLLAERRRERGLKLNYPEAMAFIASALMEGAREGRSVAEMMDYGRTLLTREDVMDGVPEMLTEVQVEATFIDGTKLVTVHDPIV; encoded by the coding sequence ATGGATCTCACGCCGCGCGAAAAAGACAAACTGCTGATCTTCTCGGCCGGGCTGCTCGCCGAGCGGCGTCGGGAGCGTGGCTTGAAGCTCAATTATCCCGAGGCGATGGCATTCATTGCCTCGGCGTTGATGGAAGGCGCCCGCGAAGGCCGTTCGGTGGCCGAGATGATGGACTACGGCCGGACACTGCTCACGCGCGAGGACGTCATGGATGGCGTGCCGGAAATGCTGACCGAGGTCCAGGTCGAGGCGACGTTCATTGATGGCACCAAGCTTGTCACCGTCCACGATCCGATTGTCTGA